In Pseudoalteromonas xiamenensis, the following are encoded in one genomic region:
- a CDS encoding serine hydrolase domain-containing protein, protein MKTSFHLVALGISASLLSGCFSGNHKPDIQVERPDLTQVVTSQAVLIASVTDKDNNLTEIRWQQVSGPTSAILHVEGKQDQSIEVDLPNIPGTYTFKITAEDKFKSKREATFTVKAQSVEEIIFPKLDELLKLNFESANAKTINMSALIDFNIPNVIWRGALGETHHGTGIPMTSDQQFRIASISKTLSAAVVFKLIEQGRLSLDTTLAELITNEDMPSGFVVDDFYDDGQQKYGGKLTVRQLLDQTSGLDDFNSYLSEPDSPDSRAILEVLSGEDMNVPDIWHADLIIKEFLERGMTRNRIHKPGEAYNYTNTNIDLLAWAISKYLNKPFEQLLHEMVFTPLNMSMTYMDFHEAKVGEGPVDHYFYIPIESWIAPILSGNHNILELGVNTSFIWAGGGIISTLDDLNRFFKALKDQTFITEPALNQALQSHWIDVSDGTGDKSYYGLALEKEVFATYSVVGHYGFWGSSAVNVDPINIRIVSWIGQANTEVFFNFEQQAIKYIQDLGFNGKQPKQN, encoded by the coding sequence ATGAAAACATCTTTTCACTTAGTCGCACTCGGTATTTCCGCGTCGTTGTTATCCGGTTGTTTTTCCGGAAACCACAAACCGGACATACAAGTAGAACGGCCAGATCTTACACAGGTTGTAACTAGCCAAGCTGTGCTTATCGCGTCGGTTACAGACAAAGACAATAACCTTACTGAGATCCGCTGGCAGCAAGTGAGTGGACCTACTTCGGCCATTTTACATGTTGAAGGCAAACAGGATCAGAGTATCGAAGTCGACCTGCCAAATATCCCCGGTACGTATACGTTTAAAATTACGGCGGAAGATAAATTCAAGTCAAAAAGGGAAGCAACCTTTACAGTTAAAGCTCAAAGTGTTGAAGAGATTATATTTCCAAAGTTAGATGAACTACTGAAACTAAATTTTGAATCTGCAAATGCAAAGACGATAAATATGTCCGCCTTGATTGATTTTAATATCCCTAACGTTATTTGGCGCGGTGCTTTAGGTGAGACGCATCACGGAACAGGCATCCCGATGACAAGCGACCAGCAATTTCGAATTGCCAGTATTTCTAAAACGTTGTCAGCAGCGGTTGTTTTTAAACTGATAGAACAGGGTCGATTATCGTTAGATACAACCTTGGCGGAGTTAATTACTAATGAAGACATGCCAAGTGGATTTGTTGTGGATGACTTCTACGATGATGGACAACAAAAATACGGGGGTAAGTTAACGGTAAGACAGCTACTAGACCAAACATCAGGACTAGATGACTTTAATTCCTATCTAAGTGAACCCGATTCACCTGATAGTAGGGCGATACTGGAAGTATTATCAGGTGAAGATATGAACGTACCTGATATTTGGCATGCCGATTTGATAATCAAAGAGTTTCTTGAACGCGGCATGACAAGAAATCGAATTCATAAACCGGGTGAGGCTTACAACTACACCAATACTAATATCGATTTGCTTGCATGGGCTATTTCCAAGTATCTCAATAAGCCTTTTGAACAACTGTTACACGAGATGGTGTTTACACCACTCAATATGTCTATGACTTACATGGATTTTCACGAAGCTAAAGTGGGCGAAGGCCCTGTCGACCATTATTTCTACATTCCGATTGAGTCATGGATAGCGCCTATACTTTCGGGTAATCATAATATACTTGAATTGGGGGTAAATACGTCATTTATCTGGGCGGGTGGCGGGATCATTTCTACTTTGGATGATTTAAATCGTTTTTTTAAAGCGTTAAAAGACCAAACCTTTATTACAGAGCCTGCGCTTAATCAAGCACTTCAAAGTCACTGGATTGACGTGTCTGATGGTACCGGTGATAAAAGCTACTACGGTCTAGCTCTTGAAAAGGAAGTGTTTGCAACTTATTCGGTTGTTGGTCACTATGGATTTTGGGGTTCAAGTGCGGTGAACGTCGATCCCATTAACATTCGAATTGTAAGCTGGATTGGTCAAGCCAACACAGAGGTGTTTTTTAACTTTGAGCAACAGGCCATTAAGTATATTCAAGACTTAGGGTTTAATGGTAAACAACCCAAACAAAACTGA
- a CDS encoding DMT family transporter: MTFLWPIALFAGSCIAVQAAMNARLGQHFNNAWLATSYAFLTSFLLIGFVLIVTQFKSLSAQFEQLQTSAIPWYLWLSCFLSVIGVGSMYWLIPKMGVGNLMSYALTGQLLMAMLISHFGLFDSPQKLLSTTKLVGATLLIFGILLINKE, translated from the coding sequence ATGACGTTTCTTTGGCCTATTGCGTTATTTGCGGGGAGTTGTATTGCTGTGCAAGCGGCAATGAATGCGAGGCTCGGACAACATTTCAATAATGCTTGGCTTGCCACAAGCTACGCATTTTTAACGAGCTTTCTACTTATTGGGTTTGTGCTAATCGTCACTCAATTTAAGTCTCTTAGTGCTCAGTTTGAGCAGCTTCAAACAAGTGCAATTCCTTGGTATCTGTGGCTATCTTGCTTTTTGAGTGTAATTGGCGTTGGCAGCATGTACTGGCTCATTCCCAAAATGGGTGTAGGCAATTTAATGAGCTATGCGTTAACAGGCCAACTGTTGATGGCAATGTTGATCAGTCACTTTGGTTTGTTTGATTCGCCTCAAAAGCTGCTCTCTACAACAAAGCTTGTAGGTGCTACCCTGCTAATCTTTGGCATTCTTTTGATAAACAAAGAATAG
- a CDS encoding AidA/PixA family protein: MAIQRIEVVVDCESIENGAAAYTAVNMFASPDIIVSNSQGSYELSVRVDNDDVLRWSAFPKVVQPEGSTENYAVIISAEHDWNNNTLLKDWTAFQGDMDVYVYESDAISMNDDGEVPVKRVTGYQPYVQATARLPGRPDPGTSQIEAYTFWVKVYKGSQLIKEINWDPYVTVVQP, from the coding sequence ATGGCAATTCAACGCATTGAAGTTGTAGTCGATTGTGAGAGCATCGAAAACGGGGCTGCAGCATATACTGCTGTTAATATGTTTGCGTCACCAGATATTATTGTAAGCAATTCTCAAGGTTCGTATGAATTGAGTGTACGTGTAGATAATGACGATGTACTTCGATGGTCAGCATTTCCAAAAGTAGTACAGCCAGAAGGCAGTACAGAAAACTACGCGGTGATCATTTCAGCGGAACACGACTGGAATAACAATACCCTACTAAAAGATTGGACTGCATTTCAAGGTGATATGGACGTCTACGTGTATGAGAGTGATGCCATCAGCATGAACGACGATGGTGAAGTGCCTGTAAAACGAGTTACAGGCTACCAACCTTACGTTCAAGCAACTGCTCGCCTACCTGGTCGCCCAGATCCGGGTACATCACAAATTGAAGCTTATACGTTTTGGGTAAAAGTATACAAAGGCTCACAGTTGATAAAAGAAATTAACTGGGACCCATATGTAACGGTAGTTCAACCATAA
- a CDS encoding PadR family transcriptional regulator, translated as MNEKEKYLGEFEQMVLLAIARLKQDAYGATIRQLLAETIQRDVSIGALYTTLDRLEKKGLLTSMLGESTSERGGRAKKYFNVTADGLQALKRSKDALTNLWQGLSFQLKGDFFG; from the coding sequence ATGAATGAAAAAGAAAAGTACCTTGGCGAATTTGAACAGATGGTCTTGCTCGCTATTGCTCGACTAAAGCAAGATGCCTATGGTGCCACCATTCGGCAATTGTTAGCAGAAACCATTCAACGTGACGTCTCTATTGGCGCACTCTATACCACATTGGATAGGCTCGAGAAAAAAGGGCTTTTAACCAGTATGTTAGGTGAATCGACCAGCGAACGAGGTGGTCGAGCAAAAAAATACTTTAATGTGACCGCTGATGGCCTTCAGGCATTGAAACGTTCAAAGGATGCGTTAACTAATTTATGGCAAGGACTCTCCTTCCAATTAAAGGGAGATTTTTTTGGCTAA
- a CDS encoding Crp/Fnr family transcriptional regulator produces MLDAIAHLTQVVHRYSALSKESLGLYLDACKVKHLKKGQLLYRIGEIPTSFAFIHQGLMRSYVVDERGNEFNKNFFAEGRFPGCMSALLQGTPTLLAIEALEDCVLIEIDFKLFRSALLTKPDLMIYQINYLETHWLLEKEQKEIEYLQFDAKQRYLAFLDTHKAIISRLTQYHIASYLGITPTQLSRVRKDLK; encoded by the coding sequence TTGCTCGACGCAATCGCTCATCTAACTCAAGTTGTTCATCGCTACAGTGCATTAAGTAAAGAGTCGCTTGGACTTTACTTGGATGCGTGCAAGGTGAAACATCTAAAGAAAGGTCAATTATTATACCGGATCGGAGAGATACCAACGAGTTTTGCTTTTATTCACCAAGGGTTGATGCGAAGTTATGTCGTGGATGAACGAGGAAATGAATTTAATAAAAACTTCTTTGCTGAAGGTCGATTTCCAGGCTGTATGTCTGCTCTTTTGCAAGGTACGCCAACTTTGCTTGCAATCGAGGCACTCGAAGACTGTGTACTCATTGAAATTGATTTTAAGCTATTTCGATCCGCATTACTTACCAAACCCGACCTTATGATCTATCAGATTAATTACCTCGAAACACACTGGTTGTTGGAAAAAGAACAAAAAGAGATTGAATATTTACAGTTCGACGCCAAACAGCGTTATCTGGCGTTTTTGGATACCCATAAGGCAATAATTTCGCGGTTAACGCAATACCACATTGCGAGTTACTTGGGTATTACACCAACTCAGCTAAGTCGTGTCCGTAAAGATTTAAAATAA
- a CDS encoding EamA family transporter produces the protein MNTKDIFLALLVVLIWGVNFSFIKVGLQELPPILFSALRFAVVALPAVLFIPFPKTSKWNVIGVGMFLGVFKFGLLFIAMKSDASAGLSSLILQAQVFFTIVLSVLFLKEHIAKVQIAGIGIAVIGFSFYMFNAGGNITVLGLMLILSAAFFWAIANVMMKRMQGVNLFHFIIWVSLIPPLPLLALSLLMETSNPVEVLLSTSMKTWGALAYVSYISTLLAFALWGALLKNYSAASVTPFALLIPVVGMLTSNIMLNESLETSEIVGALMIMSGLVICVLGKRLLALLVAPSLQKNLG, from the coding sequence ATGAACACCAAAGACATTTTTTTAGCATTGTTGGTGGTATTGATCTGGGGAGTAAATTTTTCATTCATCAAAGTGGGGCTTCAGGAACTGCCACCGATTCTTTTTTCTGCCTTGCGTTTTGCGGTGGTAGCACTTCCTGCGGTGTTATTTATACCGTTTCCTAAAACATCGAAATGGAATGTGATTGGCGTAGGTATGTTTTTAGGAGTCTTCAAGTTTGGTTTATTGTTTATTGCCATGAAATCGGATGCGTCCGCGGGTCTATCGTCACTCATCTTGCAAGCCCAAGTGTTTTTCACCATCGTGCTCAGTGTGCTGTTTCTTAAAGAACATATTGCGAAAGTACAAATCGCAGGTATTGGTATTGCCGTGATTGGATTTAGTTTTTATATGTTTAATGCAGGGGGAAATATTACCGTACTCGGTTTGATGCTGATTTTATCTGCTGCTTTTTTCTGGGCGATTGCCAATGTGATGATGAAAAGAATGCAGGGAGTAAATCTGTTTCACTTTATAATTTGGGTGAGCTTGATACCACCTTTGCCACTGTTGGCGCTATCTTTGTTAATGGAAACATCCAATCCAGTCGAGGTTTTACTGTCGACTTCTATGAAAACATGGGGAGCATTAGCCTATGTTAGCTACATTTCGACTCTACTTGCATTCGCCCTTTGGGGAGCGTTGCTTAAAAATTACTCAGCAGCTTCGGTCACTCCGTTTGCATTATTAATCCCGGTGGTCGGAATGTTGACCTCCAACATTATGCTTAACGAAAGTTTAGAAACCAGTGAAATTGTTGGTGCATTGATGATTATGTCCGGACTCGTTATTTGCGTGTTGGGGAAAAGGTTATTGGCACTTTTGGTGGCGCCAAGCTTGCAGAAAAACTTGGGTTAG